The Solea senegalensis isolate Sse05_10M linkage group LG12, IFAPA_SoseM_1, whole genome shotgun sequence DNA segment CTTTCTAAAGACATCATGGTGCAGTTCAAACAGGTAACTGGGCTTATGTGACTTAAAAGTGCAAGATATTACTGTGTAAATTATGGGATATATTCTATATGGCGTCACTTACAGACGGCTCAGTCATTTAATCAGGCTTTTTGTCTTTATGGAGTCAAGACACAAATACAGAGGCTTCTGTAATGTAGACTTGCTGAGTCTGGTTTTAGTCCTAACACAATAACAAATCGGCTGGCTGTGCTTTGGGAAAAACAATTTTAGTGCTATTGACTGCATTGATACCGTCCTTAAATGATCAAAAAACAATATCtactggtttgtttgtttttcccaggCAAATTGTGTGTAAACCTTTACACAACAGCAAATTACAGCATCCAGTGGTTTTCACATGACACTATTGTACTGATAAGGTCTAAAGAAAGTGTAGAGTTGTGCTGGAGTGGCTGGTGGGTATCGTAACATGTCTTGTGTGTTTCCTGAAGTACATGCAGTGCCAAAACATTCCTGGCAACATTGAGCTGACTGTCAACATCCTCACTATGGGTTACTGGCCAACCTATGTCCCAATGGAAGTGCACCTGCCTGCTGAGGTCAGTGctgagaaaatatttaaatttatagtacatgttgtttttataaccTCCAATAAATATACCGAGTGTTGCTTGGTCTTTGTCCAGATGGTGCGACTGCAAGAGATCTTCAAGACTTTCTACCTGGGCAAACACAGTGGCAGGAAGCTGCAGTGGCAATCGACACTAGGCCATTGTGTTCTAAAAGCTGAATTTAAGGAGGTGAATAATTAATTTTCAAGAATTCTCTGACGTTTTGCGCACTCTGTGCtaatttataaatgtaaattgtttttttgatttttctcccAAAAGGGCAAGAAGGAGCTGCAGGTATCACTTTTCCAAACACTTGTTCTACTAATGTTTAATGAAGGAGAGGAGTTCACCTTGGAGGAGATCAAACTGGCAACAGGAATAGGTTTGTACAATCACGTCAAAGTTTATTTTGGCAGCATGTGCCGAAGAAATTAGATCTATTGAGTTGTCtttaaaacactgtgtgtctgcCGGTTCACAGAGGACAGTGAACTGCGTCGGACTCTGCAGTCACTCGCTTGTGGAAAAGCGCGGGTTCTCACCAAACTCCCTAAAAGCAAAGACATAGAGGACGGTGACAAGTTTTCCTGCAACAATGACTTTAAACACAAGCTCTTCAGgatcaaaataaaccaaatccAGATGAAAGAAACGGTAACGCTAAGAAAACACGGTAATCAAAcgttttctttatttgaattAGGAAatgattttaactttttttatcatctcagGTGGAGGAGCAAGCCAGCACCACAGAGAGAGTCTTCCAAGATCGTCAGTATCAGATAGATGCTGCCATTGTGAGGATTATGAAGATGAGGAAGACTCTGAGCCATAATCTCTTGATGTCTGAGGTGTACAACCAGCTCAAGTTCCCTGTGAAGGTATGAAGTATTGTTGTGTTACATTGCATACAGCAACAGCAGgggaagagaggaaaggaaaggaaaatgtCTTCTCTGGCTGGCAGATGTTTAGTTGCATGACCTGCATCTTAAACACACAGGCCACTTGTAAGCTTCACATCTCTAAGGAACTGAATTTAAAGCCAGTGTTCAAATCCCATATTCCTGTTTTACCTTCAGATTTCAAAATGTATAGACTTTATCCATTTTCTTCCGTCATAGGGGTTATTTTTCTTAGTTTAAAAACTTGCTGAACATGCACCCTGTTTAGGAGGATCAaataccttgtgtaccaaagacatcatggtcgcaagttcgattccacccctggctaattgtacttgattacattgtaagtcgctttggataaaagcgtctgctaaatgacatgtaatgtaatgtaaaaatactAGATTTTACTGAACAAATCCTGTTGATGAGGATCCTGTtgtgtttaactttaaatataaacaaatgtccatggcattcaaactattgtcaaatTGTCAAATACACTATCAGCTCTACACAACTCTCAAATAtattggtgttttgttttcatgtcacctGGTGACATTTCCCACACTGCGCGCAGGAAGTGATGCATGTAATGCACAAGATGCATACAGATAAAATACGGCTGCAAACGCCCATGAAATGTTTTAGAAGTGgagtcatatttattttaatcacaatcatttttgccaagtatgatttgcacatacaaggaatttgttctggtgtcatttcatattttattgtagGTACAGCTCCTAGAGGTTAGAAGTTTTAAGGTGACTTAAATTACAATCAGATAAGTTAAATGTCTAACATGAATCTGTTTTTTCCATTGTGAacctttgcatgtgtgtgttaacgTTTGCCTCCTTCTGCTTACTTTCCCCACCAGCCTGCTGACTTGAAGAAGAGGATAGAGTCTCTTATTGACAGGGACTATATGGAGCGTGACAAGGAGAACTCCAACCAGTACAACTATGTGGCTTAACgaaagaaaaagtgacagaaaaaaaagagatgcagATGATGCAGACAGCTTGAAAGCTGTTCTGAGTGATCAGTCTCTCAATCTTTTTTGCTCCAGTGGATGTTAACATTTATCATCTTCAACCTAGCGACCGACGAGTGAATGGATACTGCTCGCTCCACAGGGCTTTTGTCAGGGGTCTTCTGATCCTGTGGACTGCATGCCCATTGAAAAGAGAATATTGTCCATATTTCTCAGTGCTTCTGAGAGAGTTGGGCTACCATGGACAAAGAAGACTTAcagatgttgtttgtttgctctttttttctttcttttttttaatggagaggaaaactatttattttcaaacttagaTTCTCCTTTGACCATAGTTTGAATCAATATGCTCTTTGTTAccaagtcactttttttttctttttgttcactcGGTATCAAGCAAATGCTGACACACTTAACTTTGCTCTAAATGTACCTACCACacattaaaagtaaacaaaaaaaggataaaaatgaTTAAACTAATGCTTGTTTCTTCAGCCAGTGTCAAATGTGGGACTTTTGGACTAATGTGGGACTTTTGGACTAACTTAAAGATTAGGGAACTGATGATTGGTGATTGATCTGTGTCAGATGAATGATCCTGCAGCAAGGTTTTACAAGGCCATGGAGCTCTTTGATAAAGCTGTgatcataaacacacaaagcatagtttgtgccaaaaaaaagagcactTCATGTGTTATAATGTGTACTCAAGCTGCTAAAACAGTTCAGTTGTTTCAGTAtatgcatttaattttttttttctttgtttgtgtttgtacatacTTCCCAAAAGTGACATGATCCCATCTGAAAATCAGCTGCTTTTTAGGCTTTTGTTAACCCGTAGAAAGTATACTAAAAGCACAATGTCATCCGAGctcatcctctcatcttccCTGGCATCATATCACACATACACTATATTTTCTGAGTTTTTTGTAAGTCTCCTTGTGGGGCTTGTTGGCCTTTGCTAAAAAAGCAGGAGTGgatcacctaaaaaaaaaaaggtgaaaaatatGACCGATAATAGACATGCCCTTGTTTGTACGAGTCTGTTAGATTTATTGCTTCAGATTAAAACAACTGTTTCAATTGGGGTTTCTTTAATTAGTCATTGTCATATAAATACATCTCATTGTCTTGTATAAAAGTGACCCATTGGTacatttttccccccctctccaAATCTATTAAACATTCACGTTCTGTTAGCCTTTACTAGTCCATACAGTACAATAATTAACTTGGTAAAAGTGGGTGACCAATTCAAAGCTGGGCTGCAGTCtacttttaatttgtattttatgaacttaaaaaaaacaaccagcagcaataagaaacaaaatgaatttgaaatatagtaaacaataaaaaaagaaaaatagtatAATGCAAGGGGTAATGGTCAATGTTTTTATAGCTTTTCTTTTACATAAGTAAGGTTTTTATTCATATCTATAAAAgataatacaatataattaatataaacaAGCAGTTTATTACTGCTGGTCTGTTAGGTACCAGTCAAAGTTTTACTTactacaatatttttttatttttttaaatactatttGGTGCACGTTTTATTGCTTTTCTGTTATAAGAGGTGgatacagttttaaaatagaTCTGTGTTGACTTTCACCACTCAATATTTGTGATTATAAAACCTGGCTTTGAtccacacacgcgcacacgtcGGTGTGTTGACACATTAGATCCCTCCTGTCACATGACTCCTATTACATTTCCTGGTTCAGTCAACAGCGGCAGCGGCTCAGCTGCAGCGCTAACACCGTTCACAGAGCGTCACTGCCGGGTACTGGTCTCAACTTCTCTGCGCTGACTTAACACTCCAAACTACTAGGCAACCATGACCCGATGTGCTGCATCTGTGTTGCTTCTCGCCTTTGGCGTCGGTATGTATCACTAtattaaagatttgtttttttatcagctgTAATGtgactatttaaaaaaataataatttcgtCCTATTCCGAGAAGTGACGTGAGTAAAGTTACGGGACTCCTCGGGCCTGGTACAGGTGTGTTTGGGCTACATGAGATTATCTCACAGATGGCATATAGtcttacattttaatgatattaATCTGCTCAACTGATGGTGAATTTACTTTGCAggtctttttaaataaacacaaacaggcGCCTGGTAAATGGCGCGGCAGTCCTGTCGAGGTGTTGTGCTAACTTACCTTAGCTTCATTGCTAATTGTTTCCTACGTCAACAACGGTACACTGACACAGCCGGGTGGTGGTTTGAAACACAATAATACGCCTTATTCGTCTACATTACCAGCAATTATCCACTCATGCCGCCGCTCAACGGCCAAACTGACATATCTGTCAGGCGACCCTTTTAATGTTCAAAAATGActgttgtttcagtgttttactGTTAAGCTAACTTAGCCGTTAGCTTGCAGCTTATTTTGGAAGAAGTGCGAGGTGGTGGTTAAGTCTTACACCGTCCAAGTCACACCTGCTGCTAAATAATCAATGCCTAAATATACCTAAGAGAAGAGGGGAAAATATCACACATTGAACCTTCATTGGCTAAGATAGTTACCATTAGCAACGTAGCTTTAGCATTCGTTGACGGTTTACTGTAAAATAGCACGTGACAGTAAAGGCTGCACCGTGATTTAGCGatattaaatgacacaaaagttGAATGTGTTAAGGTTGTTGTGGTTTCATACAATCATCACAATAATACAGATCACTTGTCAACAAGTGTTACCCTCATACTGGATTATATTCTCCTTTTATGTTGTATAGTCTGTCAggcattttgggtttttttgctcTGTTATAGTACCTTGTACTTTGTTTTGACTACtttcagaaagcttgttttagttattgaaaaagcacacaaacaggtgaattcattatcaaaatagactAGTCACTGCAGCCCTATCTATAAGTaaagattatattatattatgcaTTACTGAAATCGGTTGTTCCCCTATTATTATGTGGTTTTGCCAAAAATGCAATAGTAACATTTATATAACTTGTTCTGAGTTTAAATCCTATTTCTCATATATCCTACATTTGAATACAATGAAATAATGATTAAACTTTggtcaaaatgtgtttttttactggtGTGTTATCAAAAAAATTCCCCCACACTTTAGATTTGATGTCTATAAATATCAAAGGGTTACAACCAATGGGAATTTCCTGTTATTTAATCTGCTTGTCCCTGTATCAACTGTAAAGCAAAACAAGTGAGTGAAAAATGCTGATCACAATATCAAATCTGTTGTCTCTAAATGTTTAGCTTTGTGTGACGCAGAGTCCAAAAAGCAAAGATATAAAGTTTACTGTGTTACACGTTAACTAAAAGAATGGTGTTGATAGATTTTCAGGCAAACGTCTAGTCATTtaattgatgaaataaaaatcttGGAGGAACTACTCTGTATTTTACATAGAAATGTTTTGAAGCAAGTAACTTGGCTTTTTAAAGAACACTATACCCATCCAAATTCTGGCCTTATATCTCTTCAAAATCCTCCTGGCTACCTGAGGAGGAGCATCATAGTAACAGTTGAAGCCTGACTACAGCTGTCAACAGAGACATTTCACTTTATGCTTGTAATAAaatcagtgtgtaaaattatactggtgaagaaaaaaaactatacaaTCTAACATGACACACataacatctcacacacattgTCACTAAATGAACATACTCATGTTTAATTACTGTACCTATCAACTCCCTGTTGATTGAAAAATTCAGTTAGAATGTACCACAAGACCATGTGATACAATAATGTTAGAACAAACCAGGTCGCACAACAACTCGGGGAGTTTAAGTTCATAACAATTGATTCATGGCTTGATTACATCTGTGGTTTGTTGCAGGCTGCTGTTGACAGTGCGTGTTGTAATAACCATATAGGTAATCTAAATGGACTATGACCTCTCCTCAATTTAACTGTGTAGTAACAGAGCATGTGGAAAGGTAAAGGCCCTGTTGCTAGTATACATTAGCgagtataataaaatatacagcaGTTTTTTGTTCTGTTCACTTGACTCTGGGTCATTTGACCACTCATGTGATTTGCTATTCTCTTCATGGGACGTAGCTTGTCAAAAACGCATAAATGAAACTGGCATTTATATATCAACCGTGTGTCTCAACGTTTTATGAAAGAAAATTGTGTTTATCCAAGTTGCATTTTATTAACCGATgtccaaaacatttcaaattacAGCCATTCTTGTTATTTATCTAAAATCACGTTGTGGAATCAGACTTAATGACCTTTCCCTGAGCTTTCACTTGTTTCTGTTATAAGTAGTAAGTATTTGGGGTaaatactgtgttttcttttcttctcagtCTTCCAGCTGTCACACGGCCTTCAAGTCAATGTCACAAACAGTGAGGGCAAGTTGTGTCTCTATGCCAATCTGATGGTCAACTTCTCAGTCTCATATGAAGTAGCTGCTGATAAGGTGAGTGACTGGTCATTCTGCTGAGACTAAATCTCTTATGTACATCAGCCTGCATGGTATCATTGTGAATATAAAGCAGAGCAGCCTCATGACATCAGATTGCGGCTGTGAAAGTGAGGGGATATGAGGGGTGTCACAACAAAGCAAACTTGATTCTTGCTTTTCACCATTTTAGTTGGTGTGATTTCCTGGCACATATGTTGAAGTTGTCATTTCCTTTGTACTGTTGAAAGCAGCTTAAAGAATTGTTTATTGATTCTGAGATTGCTTTTCACACTTTATCTGACTTGTCGAACTCACCAGGCGAATGACTAAAATGcttgaagttaaatatttttgtgtaaaTTAAATTGTACTAAGCTTTATTGTGTCTGCCCCAGGGAGGCCTTGAAATTCTCTTTAAGCTCCGTTAAGTCTACTATTAAAGCATAAACTTGTATCATCATGTTAATCGAGGTTACACCCTGCTTTCATTACAGAATgaaacagcagtgtttcaactTCCCGATGAAGTAACAACAGTTGGAAGTCTATGTGACAACAATAGCTCAACACTGCAGCTCAACTTTGGAGACGGGCATTTCTTGAGTGTGGAATTCACCCTGAGTGGACTAATGTACCAGGCAGACTCCATCATCTTTTCCTACAACCTCAAAGATTCATCCCTCTTTCCGAAATCTATTTCAAATGGTAACTCCTACACCTCAcagtgtcaaacaaacaaaggagcaCACATGTATGCGTTGTACTGATGCCGATGTGGTTTTTAATTTCGTTTGTAGAAACTGCATCTGTGACCGTGAAGCCTCAGATTACAGACATAGGCCTGGATACCTGCTACTCGTGCAAGAGTAAAGACACCATCCtgtctagtttggtcaatatGACACTGTCTGATGTACTCATGCAGGCTTTTGTCATTAATGGCAGCAAGAGTGATAAGAGTAAGTACAAATGCAGTGGTGCACCTCATCCTAGTTGCTATATCTTTTCCTTttcccaaaaataaaatattttttccccTTCTACAGTAACGTCTTGCTCCGCTGATGTACCCACAACCTCTGCTCCCCCAACCACTCACTCCACCAATGTGACCACTGAAGCTCCTGTGACTAACACCACAACCACTGCCCCTCCTCCTACTACCACCCCAACCCCCACCCTCCCTACACCCTCCACTTGGACATACAGCATCGATGCTGAAAACAGCACAGCTTGTCTGTTGGTCAAATTTGGCCTGCGTATTGGTTTCAAACAGGGAGAGGtatgttcagacacacacacacggtctcaACGCTGTAGTTCTGAGGGTCTCGTGTTTCCTATATGACATGCAGATGGTCTTCTACAGACCCTTGTGATTTGGTTTCcttcttttccctctgttaAAGACCTATAAGGAGTTAAACCTGGAGCACAACAAGACCAAAGTCTCTGGATTATGTGGAGTCAACAGTAGCCATCTGCAGTTGGCATCAGACACAATGAACCTCTCTTTCACCTTCACTAATGTGAGTTCTTGTCAATATGATGTTTTTATCCAGTTTATGAAACAGCTTGTGGTCCCCAAAAAATGCCTTCAAGATGATAGCAATGGCCAATCACTGATTAGCTTAATCTCTGGTGACTAATATGACTCCCAGGATTAGAATTTTCTGCTCCCtaacttgtattttctttctaaCAGGATAGCTCAAAATTCAGACTACATTCTCTCAACGTCACTGTAAACCCAAGCTCTGGTAACTAGGACGGATCATGTCTTTCTTACATATTGTGTGAGaaatcccaaaaaaaacagtatgacAAGCTAGCAGGTTgaagttttgtttcatttttaaggTGGGGAGTTTATTCAGTCGAATTCTAACCTGAGTCTATGGGAGGCAGCGATTGGCAGCTCCTACATGTGCAACAAAGAGCAGAACTACACCATCACCAACCAGCTCAGCCTCTACACGTTCAACCTCCAAGTGCAGCCGTTTGGAGTCGTGAAGGGGGATTTCAGTACAGGTAAGTTGTTCCTCAAATACCTCCTTTTAATGAAAATCAAGCTTTTAACCTTGTTCACGTGCCCATGTCCACCTTAACTTGCAACAACTAGtgtcagaaaaatgtatttaaccaGCCACTATTACATGTAGTGTGGGCTTTTCAAGTCTGTCTTGGAGAAGCCAGTTTAGCTCTGTCTATATATAGCATCACCACATGAGTTACATTTATACTTTTAACTTTAATAATGTAGGCTTTAATAAGTACTTAAAGAGATTAATTGTTTCCAGcacttttttattgaattgCCTCAATTGCAGCCACTGTAAACGCAACTTTGATTTAAAAGTGATGAATCATACGGCTGCGTGGAAACTTACATATTCATATGACAGCAAATGCTAAATGAGACAAAGACGTAGACGAGTCACATTCAAGGGTGTGAGAGTGATTTTATGGAAAACTAATTTTAAACATAATCATGAGggaaaatgtgttaatgtgtgatCATCAAAACTGttttggtttgggtttttttaatctgttaaaGAATTAATTATCTCACTGTGGGGAAAAATGGAACAAATTCAGCTTTTGGCAGCTTTAAAGTACAAGGAAATTTAAATCATATGTACTGGCACAGTTGGAAAGCTGGACTGTGATTAAAAAGGTGGTGTATAATCTGCACCACTATTCTGCTGCTTcacttgcgtgtgtgtgtgtgtgtgttaaaacagATAAGTCACTGTTCCACCTGTTGACTGACTCTCTCTTTATCTGCAGCCCATGAATGTTCACTGGATGACACCAGCGTCTTAATCCCAATCATTGTTGGCGCCGCTCTGGCTGGCTTGATTCTCATTGTAGTGATTGCTTATGTGATTGGTCGAAGAAAGACTTACGTTGGATATCAGACCCTTTAAATTGACCGTGAAATATCACGGGGCTCCCAAGCCTGGTCCTTGGCTTTTAAAATTTAAGAATCATAATCTGGGGGGTGGGGGGCCATGGAACAGATCATTCTGATTGTCTCTTGGAAAATATTCTAATTGTTGTCGACATTATTGGCTGTTgtgcaacatttttatttgactcGAGGGTCTTGAATAACAAAGTCCAAGCAAAGATAAAGGGTTTGGTGTAATTCTCAAGGACCAAACTTGTCCACCCCCCAATGTTTGTgttcctttttattgttttgtgaacGTCTTGTCCCAccttctttgttgtgtttttatttttttggatgaGCAAGTGCAAgatacacactttttttttttctcccccatcCCTAAATTTTCAAGTAGAATCAATAGGACTTGTGATATTATTCAGTATATAGTGGTGTTTTGGAGTGATTTAGGTACTGTAGGAGATCTGCATTTACAAATTAAAGCTTGTCGCATTGGGATCCTGCACTTGCCATGCACACTTTCCCCCTTTTCTTTgcatttgtcatcatttatttgtgtggacatttatttttttttactttcttttaatGGTTTTGACTT contains these protein-coding regions:
- the lamp2 gene encoding lysosome-associated membrane glycoprotein 2 isoform X2, with the protein product MTRCAASVLLLAFGVVFQLSHGLQVNVTNSEGKLCLYANLMVNFSVSYEVAADKNETAVFQLPDEVTTVGSLCDNNSSTLQLNFGDGHFLSVEFTLSGLMYQADSIIFSYNLKDSSLFPKSISNETASVTVKPQITDIGLDTCYSCKSKDTILSSLVNMTLSDVLMQAFVINGSKSDKITSCSADVPTTSAPPTTHSTNVTTEAPVTNTTTTAPPPTTTPTPTLPTPSTWTYSIDAENSTACLLVKFGLRIGFKQGETYKELNLEHNKTKVSGLCGVNSSHLQLASDTMNLSFTFTNDSSKFRLHSLNVTVNPSSGGEFIQSNSNLSLWEAAIGSSYMCNKEQNYTITNQLSLYTFNLQVQPFGVVKGDFSTAEECFVDTDLSFLVPIAVGVALSFLIILVLISYLIGRRKSRTGYQSV
- the lamp2 gene encoding lysosome-associated membrane glycoprotein 2 isoform X1, producing MTRCAASVLLLAFGVVFQLSHGLQVNVTNSEGKLCLYANLMVNFSVSYEVAADKNETAVFQLPDEVTTVGSLCDNNSSTLQLNFGDGHFLSVEFTLSGLMYQADSIIFSYNLKDSSLFPKSISNETASVTVKPQITDIGLDTCYSCKSKDTILSSLVNMTLSDVLMQAFVINGSKSDKITSCSADVPTTSAPPTTHSTNVTTEAPVTNTTTTAPPPTTTPTPTLPTPSTWTYSIDAENSTACLLVKFGLRIGFKQGETYKELNLEHNKTKVSGLCGVNSSHLQLASDTMNLSFTFTNDSSKFRLHSLNVTVNPSSGGEFIQSNSNLSLWEAAIGSSYMCNKEQNYTITNQLSLYTFNLQVQPFGVVKGDFSTAEECVSDVESFLVPIAVGVALLVLILIVLLAYFIGRKRNMATGYQSFQ
- the lamp2 gene encoding lysosome-associated membrane glycoprotein 2 isoform X3 produces the protein MTRCAASVLLLAFGVVFQLSHGLQVNVTNSEGKLCLYANLMVNFSVSYEVAADKNETAVFQLPDEVTTVGSLCDNNSSTLQLNFGDGHFLSVEFTLSGLMYQADSIIFSYNLKDSSLFPKSISNETASVTVKPQITDIGLDTCYSCKSKDTILSSLVNMTLSDVLMQAFVINGSKSDKITSCSADVPTTSAPPTTHSTNVTTEAPVTNTTTTAPPPTTTPTPTLPTPSTWTYSIDAENSTACLLVKFGLRIGFKQGETYKELNLEHNKTKVSGLCGVNSSHLQLASDTMNLSFTFTNDSSKFRLHSLNVTVNPSSGGEFIQSNSNLSLWEAAIGSSYMCNKEQNYTITNQLSLYTFNLQVQPFGVVKGDFSTAHECSLDDTSVLIPIIVGAALAGLILIVVIAYVIGRRKTYVGYQTL